A stretch of Nonomuraea africana DNA encodes these proteins:
- a CDS encoding alpha/beta fold hydrolase — MQATHKPRHHSLDVDGLEVFYREAGAADKPCVLLLHGFPSSSHTFRHVLSPLAEVSRVIAPDLPGFGFSSAPRVDEYEYTFANLADTVEAFLEQIGVDEFFVYLHDFGAPVGYHLATRRPERILGLIVQNGNAHEDGLGSQWDSARAFWADPSEANRARLPEWLNFEGTREQYLSGLPERVRFLPPPETWHLDWERMSRPGNIEAQFQLFCDYASHVARFGELADYHQTRQPPCLLLWGRHDVYFDLPEIMGYARALDRLEMHVYDGGHLLLETHAPECAAAIRAFITDVTAERAMADDVTSRRR; from the coding sequence ATGCAGGCGACCCACAAGCCACGCCACCACAGCCTCGACGTGGACGGACTCGAGGTCTTCTACCGAGAGGCCGGCGCGGCGGACAAGCCCTGCGTACTGCTGCTGCACGGCTTCCCGAGCTCCTCGCACACCTTCCGGCACGTGCTCTCGCCGCTGGCCGAGGTGAGCCGGGTCATCGCCCCGGACCTGCCGGGCTTCGGGTTCTCCTCCGCGCCCCGGGTCGACGAGTACGAGTACACGTTCGCCAACCTGGCCGACACCGTCGAGGCGTTCCTGGAGCAGATCGGCGTCGACGAGTTCTTCGTCTACCTGCACGACTTCGGCGCCCCGGTCGGCTACCACCTCGCCACCCGGCGTCCCGAGCGCATCCTCGGGCTCATCGTGCAGAACGGCAACGCCCACGAGGATGGCCTGGGTAGCCAGTGGGACAGCGCACGGGCCTTCTGGGCCGATCCTTCAGAGGCCAACCGTGCCCGGCTGCCCGAGTGGCTGAACTTCGAGGGCACTCGCGAGCAGTACCTGAGCGGGCTGCCGGAGCGGGTGCGCTTCCTCCCCCCGCCCGAGACATGGCACCTGGACTGGGAGCGGATGTCGCGGCCGGGCAACATCGAAGCCCAGTTCCAGTTGTTCTGCGACTACGCCAGCCACGTCGCCCGCTTCGGCGAGCTGGCCGACTACCACCAGACCCGCCAGCCGCCGTGCCTGCTGCTCTGGGGCCGCCACGACGTGTACTTCGACCTGCCCGAGATCATGGGCTACGCGCGAGCGCTCGACCGGCTCGAGATGCATGTCTACGACGGCGGCCACCTCCTGCTCGAGACCCACGCGCCCGAGTGCGCCGCGGCAATCAGGGCCTTCATCACCGATGTCACCGCCGAGCGCGCCATGGCTGACGATGTCACCAGTCGTCGGCGCTGA
- a CDS encoding DUF5999 family protein: MCQHQPQCPSADASDHDSARMVAFHPEQGWGLLCNGVVIFDDAGELLPDGRSIFTGPVCTGNAA, from the coding sequence ATGTGCCAGCATCAACCACAGTGTCCGTCGGCGGACGCTTCGGATCACGATTCGGCCCGGATGGTTGCCTTTCACCCGGAACAGGGGTGGGGACTGCTCTGCAACGGTGTCGTCATCTTCGATGACGCCGGTGAACTCCTGCCGGACGGCCGGAGCATCTTCACCGGACCTGTGTGCACCGGGAATGCGGCATGA
- a CDS encoding ATP-binding protein encodes MKLMIPNRLLAFADGLLARVRPAGGDRTVSWALSPEPSAEPSARRIARNRLVQWGLQDQAPVADLLVGELVTNALRHSCDRIQLTLTAEDGLLRCEVEHADPSRARHRVGREHLLLADLACCWGTAHTCEGKVIWFELPAPGLV; translated from the coding sequence ATGAAACTCATGATCCCTAATCGGCTCTTGGCCTTCGCCGACGGCCTGCTCGCTCGCGTCCGGCCGGCCGGCGGCGACCGGACGGTCTCCTGGGCGCTCTCGCCCGAGCCTTCCGCCGAGCCCAGCGCACGGCGCATCGCCCGCAACCGCCTGGTGCAATGGGGACTTCAGGACCAGGCGCCGGTCGCGGACCTGCTTGTCGGCGAGCTGGTAACCAACGCCCTGCGTCACAGCTGTGACAGGATCCAGCTCACGCTCACCGCCGAGGACGGACTGCTGCGCTGCGAGGTCGAGCACGCAGATCCCTCGCGAGCCAGGCATCGCGTGGGCCGCGAACACCTCCTGCTCGCCGACTTGGCCTGCTGCTGGGGCACCGCCCATACCTGCGAGGGGAAGGTCATCTGGTTCGAGCTTCCCGCGCCCGGACTCGTCTGA
- a CDS encoding ATP-binding protein encodes MTALRTSASKRQQKARLPAEVTSFVGRRHEVAEVKRRLPISRAVTLTGVGGVGKTRLALRVALDVARDFRGGVWFVELAAVENPDMLAQTVVEALEIRDHSLSSPVEVLTEYLRDKQALMILDNCEHLVHECAVLAEVLLRSAPELRILATSREALGFAGEQTLPVPTLPLPDVDGARVSTESLAKCDAVCLFTERARAVLPSFAVTEDNRDVVVRICRQLDGLPLGIELAAVRLRALSVQQLHERLDDRFRLLTAGSRAVLPRHQTLRALIDWSYALCSEKEQVLWARVSVFAGSLDLEAAEAVCSGDGMAREEILDLVCGLVDKSILIREEHGSQARYRLLEIIRQYGMEKLVATGEAATLRRRHRDYYRALSARARAELFGPSQMAWFARLRLEHANLHTALEHCFDDPSEVAGDLDMAADLLYHWISGYYLGEGRRWLDRGLAADTEPSEARARALWANSWLAIIQADLTSATAMLEESRSIGERLELDPVLAYVALFSGMIAMCEGDAESAITLYQEALAGHRATGDPVGTALALIRLSLAYSFCGDSAAAISLGDECLALADAHGEGWHKAYMMMALGVEVWRQGDAGRATELETKSLTFNRALDDPLGVGVNLEVLAWIAATEKQYQRAARLLGILETVWQAIGAPLSGFGHLSHYHDECMQHTRQALGDSAFDTAYKRGARLTYDEALAYALREDKHVDEQPAEKKASPLTPRETEIADLVAQGLTNREIAASLVISQRTAEGHIEHILSKLGYHSRAQIAVWVGEQARTADDEPPT; translated from the coding sequence ATGACAGCGCTGAGGACCAGCGCCTCCAAGCGGCAGCAGAAGGCGCGACTGCCGGCCGAGGTGACCAGCTTCGTAGGCCGCAGGCACGAAGTGGCCGAGGTCAAACGACGCCTGCCCATCTCACGTGCGGTGACCTTGACCGGCGTCGGCGGCGTCGGCAAGACACGGCTGGCCCTCCGGGTCGCGCTCGACGTCGCGCGAGACTTCCGCGGCGGGGTGTGGTTCGTGGAATTGGCCGCGGTGGAAAATCCGGACATGCTCGCCCAGACAGTTGTCGAGGCTTTGGAGATCCGTGACCACAGCCTCAGCTCGCCAGTGGAGGTGCTCACCGAGTATCTGCGGGACAAGCAGGCACTGATGATCCTCGACAACTGCGAGCATCTGGTGCACGAGTGCGCCGTCCTGGCCGAGGTGCTGCTGCGCTCCGCCCCCGAGCTGCGCATCCTCGCCACCAGCCGGGAGGCCCTCGGCTTCGCGGGTGAGCAGACGCTACCTGTGCCCACGCTTCCGTTGCCAGACGTCGACGGCGCGCGGGTGTCCACCGAGTCGCTCGCCAAGTGCGACGCCGTTTGCCTGTTCACCGAGCGGGCCAGGGCCGTCCTCCCGTCGTTCGCCGTCACTGAGGACAATCGGGACGTCGTCGTCCGGATCTGCCGGCAGCTGGACGGCCTGCCGCTCGGGATCGAGCTCGCCGCCGTCAGGTTGCGCGCGCTGTCCGTCCAGCAGCTGCACGAGCGCCTGGACGACCGGTTCCGGCTGCTGACCGCCGGCTCGCGGGCCGTACTACCGCGTCACCAGACGCTCCGCGCGCTGATCGACTGGAGCTATGCCCTCTGCTCCGAGAAGGAGCAGGTGCTGTGGGCACGCGTGTCGGTGTTCGCCGGCAGCCTGGATCTGGAAGCGGCCGAGGCTGTCTGCTCCGGCGACGGAATGGCCCGCGAGGAGATCCTCGACCTGGTGTGCGGCCTGGTGGACAAGTCCATCCTGATCCGGGAGGAGCACGGGTCACAGGCGCGCTACCGGTTGCTGGAGATCATCCGTCAGTACGGCATGGAGAAGCTCGTCGCCACGGGCGAGGCGGCCACGCTGCGACGGCGGCACCGCGACTACTACCGCGCGCTGTCGGCGCGGGCACGAGCAGAGCTGTTCGGGCCGTCGCAGATGGCGTGGTTCGCCAGGCTGCGGCTCGAGCACGCCAACCTGCACACCGCACTGGAGCACTGCTTCGACGATCCCTCGGAGGTCGCCGGCGACCTCGACATGGCCGCCGACCTGCTCTACCACTGGATCAGCGGCTACTACTTGGGAGAGGGCCGCCGCTGGCTGGACCGGGGACTCGCCGCTGACACCGAACCGAGCGAGGCACGTGCCCGGGCACTGTGGGCCAACAGCTGGCTGGCCATCATCCAGGCTGACCTCACCTCCGCCACGGCGATGCTGGAGGAGAGCCGGTCCATCGGGGAACGGCTGGAGCTGGACCCGGTCCTCGCCTACGTCGCGCTCTTCTCCGGGATGATCGCCATGTGCGAGGGCGATGCCGAGTCCGCCATCACGCTCTACCAGGAGGCGCTGGCCGGGCACCGGGCCACCGGTGACCCCGTGGGAACGGCTCTGGCCCTCATCCGGCTGTCCCTCGCGTACTCCTTCTGCGGCGACTCGGCGGCGGCCATCTCGCTGGGCGATGAATGCCTTGCCCTGGCCGACGCCCACGGGGAAGGCTGGCACAAGGCGTACATGATGATGGCGCTCGGTGTGGAGGTCTGGCGGCAGGGCGACGCCGGGCGCGCGACCGAGCTCGAGACGAAGAGCCTGACCTTCAACCGCGCGCTCGACGACCCGCTGGGGGTCGGGGTCAATCTGGAGGTGCTGGCCTGGATCGCCGCCACCGAGAAGCAGTACCAGCGAGCGGCCCGGCTGCTGGGCATCCTGGAAACGGTCTGGCAGGCGATCGGAGCGCCACTGTCGGGATTTGGCCATCTTTCCCACTATCACGACGAATGCATGCAACACACTCGCCAGGCGCTCGGCGATTCGGCCTTCGATACCGCGTACAAGCGGGGCGCCCGGCTCACCTACGACGAAGCGCTCGCCTACGCGCTCCGTGAGGACAAGCACGTCGACGAGCAGCCCGCCGAGAAGAAGGCGTCGCCGCTGACCCCGCGGGAGACGGAGATCGCCGATCTCGTCGCCCAGGGCCTGACCAACAGGGAGATCGCCGCCTCCCTGGTGATCTCTCAGCGGACCGCCGAGGGGCACATCGAACACATCTTGAGCAAGCTCGGCTACCACTCACGCGCCCAGATCGCCGTCTGGGTCGGCGAGCAGGCGCGCACAGCCGACGACGAGCCCCCCACCTGA
- a CDS encoding ATP-binding protein produces the protein MGVASRGSEIRGLPAELTSFVGRRREIAEVKRLLAGSRLVTLVGVGGVGKTRLALRVAADVRRAFRDGVCLVELAGLERPNLLVQAVVEALEIADLSTRPLLQVLADHLRDRQTLVVLDNCEHLLHDCAVVAETLVRSAPDLRILATSRQVLGVAGEQTMVVPPLPLPDGDMSRLSRESLEQSDAVRLFAERAGAVLPGFAVTDNNREAVVRICRSLDGIPLAIELAAARLRAISVEQLLARLEDRFRLLTMGSKVVLPRQRTLRALIDWSYILCTPQEQLLWVRLSVFSDSLDLEGAEHVCSGDGIDTEEILDLVIGLVDKSILVREEHQSKVRFRLLETIRQYGRDRLRESGQEEKLRRRHRDWYQDLVLRAQQDWFGPDQVTWYARLRTEHGNLRTALDYCVVVPGEAECGLIIASALRFYWIAADSPHEGRSWCNRLLAADGRPTPARAWALCVEARLAVLQSDFTAAATLLDECRELARRFDDLAITGTATYVAGFAALLQQDLSRALTLLSKALDYSRTADDQIGVVNSLIYLATTRSLLGQSDQAVEQFEECLAICEPRHENWFRSYTLWTYGIEVWKRGDTQRAVEMEREAVRLKEPFDDHLGIALCIEALAWMSCGEGEGERAALLLGALQEIWRSFGGPLFGYLAEHHDACELAARRMLGARGFEAAFRKGMGLTLAEALEYAMREDMPETEPQEKPSPLTRREMEIARLVAQGMSNKAIAAALVIAQRTAEGHVEHILGKLGFSSRVQIAAWVSRQEQPGDDQSTSGGAP, from the coding sequence ATGGGGGTGGCGTCGAGGGGTTCGGAGATCCGTGGGTTGCCGGCCGAGCTGACCAGCTTCGTGGGCCGTCGGCGTGAGATAGCCGAGGTCAAGCGGCTGTTGGCCGGCTCCAGGCTGGTGACCCTCGTCGGCGTGGGCGGTGTCGGCAAGACCCGGTTGGCCCTCCGGGTCGCGGCCGACGTGCGGCGCGCGTTCCGTGACGGCGTGTGCCTGGTCGAGCTCGCGGGGCTCGAACGCCCGAACCTGCTCGTCCAGGCGGTGGTCGAGGCCCTGGAGATCGCGGACCTGTCCACGAGGCCCCTGCTCCAGGTACTTGCCGACCACCTGCGCGACAGGCAGACGCTGGTGGTCCTGGACAACTGCGAGCACCTGCTGCATGACTGCGCCGTCGTGGCCGAGACGCTGGTGCGCTCCGCGCCCGACCTGCGGATTCTCGCGACCAGCCGGCAGGTGCTCGGCGTCGCGGGCGAGCAGACGATGGTCGTGCCGCCATTGCCGCTGCCGGACGGCGACATGTCGCGGCTGTCCAGGGAGTCGTTGGAGCAGTCCGACGCGGTGCGGTTGTTCGCCGAGCGGGCCGGGGCCGTGCTGCCCGGTTTCGCGGTCACCGACAACAACCGGGAAGCCGTGGTACGGATCTGCCGGAGCCTGGACGGCATTCCACTGGCGATCGAGCTGGCGGCCGCCAGGCTGCGAGCAATCTCCGTTGAACAGTTGCTGGCCCGGCTGGAGGATCGGTTCCGGCTGCTCACAATGGGATCAAAGGTGGTGCTGCCCCGCCAGCGGACGTTGCGGGCGTTGATCGACTGGAGCTACATCCTGTGCACCCCGCAGGAGCAGCTGCTCTGGGTGCGCCTGTCGGTGTTCTCCGACAGCCTCGACCTCGAGGGGGCCGAGCATGTGTGCTCCGGCGACGGCATCGACACCGAGGAGATCCTCGACCTGGTGATCGGCCTGGTGGACAAGTCCATCCTCGTCAGGGAGGAGCATCAGTCGAAGGTGCGATTCCGGTTGCTGGAGACCATCCGCCAGTACGGCCGAGACCGGCTGCGCGAGTCCGGCCAGGAAGAGAAGCTGCGGCGTCGGCATCGCGACTGGTATCAGGACCTGGTGCTCCGCGCGCAGCAAGATTGGTTCGGACCGGATCAGGTGACCTGGTACGCGCGCCTGCGCACCGAGCACGGCAATCTCCGAACCGCCCTCGACTACTGCGTCGTGGTGCCGGGAGAGGCCGAGTGCGGCCTGATCATCGCCTCGGCGCTCCGGTTCTACTGGATCGCGGCCGACTCCCCGCACGAGGGCAGGAGCTGGTGCAACCGCCTGCTCGCCGCCGATGGGCGGCCGACTCCCGCCCGCGCCTGGGCTCTCTGCGTCGAGGCGCGGCTCGCGGTCCTGCAGAGCGACTTCACGGCGGCCGCGACCTTGCTGGACGAGTGCAGAGAGCTGGCCCGCCGGTTCGACGACCTGGCGATCACAGGGACCGCCACGTACGTCGCCGGCTTCGCGGCCCTGCTCCAGCAGGATCTCTCCAGGGCACTGACCCTCCTCAGCAAGGCGCTGGACTACAGCCGCACGGCGGACGACCAGATCGGCGTCGTCAACTCGTTGATCTATCTCGCCACCACGCGGTCGCTTCTCGGCCAGTCCGACCAGGCCGTCGAGCAGTTCGAGGAATGCCTGGCGATCTGCGAGCCGCGCCACGAGAACTGGTTCCGGTCATACACGCTGTGGACGTACGGGATCGAGGTGTGGAAGCGAGGGGACACGCAGCGGGCGGTCGAGATGGAACGCGAGGCCGTACGGCTGAAGGAGCCCTTCGACGACCACCTGGGCATCGCCCTGTGCATCGAGGCTCTGGCGTGGATGAGCTGCGGGGAAGGCGAAGGCGAGCGCGCGGCCCTGCTCCTCGGCGCCCTGCAGGAGATCTGGCGGTCCTTCGGCGGCCCCCTGTTCGGCTACCTGGCCGAACATCATGACGCGTGCGAGCTGGCGGCCAGGAGAATGCTCGGCGCCAGGGGGTTCGAGGCCGCCTTCCGCAAGGGCATGGGTCTCACCCTGGCCGAGGCGCTGGAGTACGCGATGCGGGAGGACATGCCGGAGACCGAGCCGCAGGAGAAGCCTTCACCGCTGACCCGCAGGGAGATGGAGATCGCCCGGTTGGTCGCGCAGGGCATGAGCAACAAGGCGATCGCGGCCGCGCTGGTGATCGCGCAGCGCACCGCCGAGGGGCACGTCGAGCACATCCTCGGCAAGCTCGGGTTCAGCTCGCGCGTCCAGATCGCCGCCTGGGTCAGCCGGCAGGAGCAGCCGGGGGATGACCAGAGCACTTCCGGAGGTGCGCCGTGA
- a CDS encoding ATP-binding protein, with translation MSRTERGPVARTEPPMEVSTFVGRRREVSEARRMLSRTRLLTLTGVGGVGKTRLAVRVAETLGRTYKDGVETVELATLEAGDLLAPTVAAALGLRDAGPDPLTMLADYLADKRMLLVLDNCEHLLEDCARLVDQLLRRAPRLRILATSRQTLGVSGEQVLAVPSLPVPDDGHRPRDIARHDSIRLFVDRAASVWPGFSLHAKNAACLARLAQRLEGIPLAIELAAVRLRTVPLEQLTQEVEERFDVLARESPTGLPRHRTLRATMDWSFDLCSPAEQRLWARLSMFPGGADLDTAEAVCAGDGIDRADVIDLLTGLVDKSVLVGEHGESGVRYRMLESVRAYGCERLESSEARALRGRYIDHYRDVVERHRIDRIVPDQLERYRLLRRELPNVRAALAMCLSEPSTVVEGLEIATAMWLYWLLAGSLTEGRYWLERGLDLVPGAVGARAMALWVDSTLALRQGDLAVAMPRLEECHTMARQAGNEGVLPFAIRTSGLAAFSTGDAPRGLALLEESLALHRATGDIDSVAFNLYYAAAYGSMEDPARAARFGEELLALCETHHASMSRSHAQLSLGIAVWNLGDCRRAEALVSEVAEFAQEINDRWTLTQCLEVLAWTAGARGDHERAARMLGAAHALWQAVGTSPARLGYHARWHERCAEQSRQKLGERAFTAAFRDGARHGLEPANGRGR, from the coding sequence GTGAGCCGGACCGAGCGCGGTCCTGTGGCCAGGACCGAGCCGCCGATGGAGGTGTCCACGTTCGTCGGGCGCCGCCGCGAGGTGTCGGAGGCCAGGCGGATGCTGTCCCGCACGCGGCTGCTGACCTTGACCGGAGTGGGGGGTGTCGGCAAGACACGGCTGGCGGTCAGGGTCGCCGAGACGCTCGGGCGCACCTACAAGGACGGCGTGGAGACGGTCGAGCTGGCCACCCTGGAAGCCGGTGACCTGCTGGCGCCGACCGTCGCCGCGGCGCTGGGCCTGCGGGACGCGGGACCCGACCCCCTGACCATGCTGGCGGACTACCTGGCGGACAAGCGGATGCTGCTCGTGCTGGACAACTGCGAGCACCTGCTCGAGGACTGCGCCCGCCTCGTGGACCAGCTGCTGCGGCGCGCGCCCAGGCTGCGGATCCTGGCGACCAGCCGGCAGACCCTGGGGGTGAGCGGAGAGCAGGTGCTGGCGGTCCCGTCACTGCCCGTCCCAGATGACGGCCACCGGCCACGCGACATCGCCCGGCACGATTCGATACGGCTGTTCGTGGACCGCGCGGCGAGCGTGTGGCCGGGCTTCTCCCTTCACGCGAAGAACGCGGCGTGTCTGGCGAGGCTGGCCCAGCGCCTGGAGGGGATCCCGCTGGCGATCGAGCTGGCCGCGGTGCGGCTGCGCACGGTGCCGTTGGAGCAGCTCACCCAGGAGGTGGAGGAGCGCTTCGACGTGCTGGCGCGCGAGAGCCCGACCGGGCTGCCCCGCCATCGGACGCTGCGCGCGACCATGGACTGGAGTTTCGATCTCTGCTCGCCGGCGGAACAGCGGCTGTGGGCCCGTCTGTCGATGTTCCCCGGCGGGGCCGACCTCGACACCGCCGAGGCGGTGTGCGCCGGTGACGGGATCGACCGCGCCGATGTCATCGACCTGCTGACCGGGCTGGTGGACAAGTCGGTCCTGGTGGGTGAGCACGGGGAGTCCGGAGTCAGGTACCGCATGCTGGAGAGCGTCCGCGCGTACGGATGCGAGCGGCTGGAGTCTTCGGAAGCGCGGGCACTGCGCGGGCGGTACATCGACCACTACCGGGATGTGGTGGAGAGACACCGGATCGACCGGATCGTTCCGGACCAGCTCGAGCGCTACCGGCTCCTGCGACGGGAGCTGCCCAACGTGCGCGCGGCGCTGGCGATGTGCCTGAGCGAGCCGAGCACCGTTGTCGAAGGGCTGGAGATCGCGACGGCGATGTGGCTCTACTGGCTCCTCGCCGGTTCCCTCACAGAGGGCCGGTACTGGCTGGAGCGCGGTCTGGACCTGGTGCCCGGCGCGGTTGGCGCCCGGGCGATGGCGCTCTGGGTGGACAGCACGCTCGCCCTCCGCCAGGGCGACCTCGCCGTGGCGATGCCGAGACTGGAGGAATGTCACACCATGGCACGGCAGGCAGGCAACGAGGGTGTCCTGCCGTTCGCCATCCGGACCTCCGGTCTCGCCGCGTTCTCCACCGGGGACGCGCCACGCGGCCTCGCGCTCCTGGAGGAGTCACTCGCCCTCCACCGCGCCACCGGAGACATCGACAGCGTCGCCTTCAACCTCTACTACGCGGCCGCCTACGGCTCGATGGAGGACCCCGCGCGAGCCGCCAGGTTCGGTGAGGAATTGCTGGCGCTGTGCGAGACTCATCACGCTTCGATGTCACGCAGCCACGCCCAGCTGTCGCTCGGCATCGCCGTGTGGAACCTGGGTGATTGCCGCCGTGCCGAGGCGCTGGTGAGCGAGGTGGCCGAGTTCGCCCAAGAGATCAACGATCGGTGGACCCTCACGCAGTGCCTGGAGGTGCTGGCGTGGACGGCCGGCGCCAGGGGGGACCACGAACGGGCCGCCCGGATGCTGGGCGCCGCTCACGCGTTGTGGCAGGCGGTGGGCACCTCGCCGGCCCGGCTGGGGTACCACGCGAGGTGGCACGAGCGCTGCGCGGAGCAGTCCCGCCAGAAGTTGGGAGAGCGGGCGTTCACGGCGGCCTTCCGTGACGGGGCGAGGCACGGCCTGGAGCCGGCGAACGGCCGCGGCAGGTAG
- a CDS encoding RNA polymerase sigma factor encodes MSASERLGDLLRELAPQVLGVLLHRYGGFEECEDAVQEALLAAAMQWPAQGVPESPRSWLVTVASRRLVDQVRSEQARRRREATAAVREAPDAGLAPAPGDESSGDHDDTLALLFLCCHPALTPASQVALTLRAVGGLTTAEVARAFLVPEATMAPRISRAKQRIKAVGASFAMPTAQEWAERLDVVLHVLYLIFNEGYTASSGPDLHRGDLTAEAIRLTRMVHRSLPDDGEVAALLALMLLTEARRAARTGPDGALVPLAEQDRNRWDTALIEEGSALVTDAMSASPLGPYQLQAAIAALHVQAPRAGDTDWEQIRILYGILTRIAPNPMVTLNHAVAVAMTRGPQAGLKLLESLDGDPRIARHHRLYAVRAHLQELAGEYAAARENYRLAARRTTSLPEQRYLRDRAGKLDR; translated from the coding sequence GTGAGCGCGTCCGAACGCCTCGGGGACCTGCTGCGTGAACTGGCGCCGCAGGTCCTCGGCGTGCTCCTGCACCGGTACGGCGGGTTCGAGGAGTGCGAGGACGCGGTGCAGGAGGCGTTGCTTGCGGCGGCGATGCAGTGGCCTGCCCAGGGCGTCCCGGAAAGCCCGCGGTCCTGGCTGGTGACCGTCGCATCCCGCCGCCTGGTCGACCAGGTGCGTAGCGAGCAGGCACGCCGCCGCCGGGAGGCCACCGCGGCGGTACGGGAGGCGCCGGACGCCGGCCTCGCGCCGGCGCCCGGCGACGAAAGCTCTGGCGACCACGACGACACCCTCGCGCTGCTGTTCCTGTGCTGCCATCCGGCGCTGACGCCCGCCTCTCAGGTGGCGCTCACGCTGCGTGCCGTCGGCGGGCTCACCACCGCCGAGGTGGCGCGCGCGTTCCTCGTGCCGGAGGCCACCATGGCGCCGCGGATCAGCCGTGCCAAGCAGCGGATCAAGGCCGTCGGCGCGTCGTTCGCGATGCCGACCGCCCAGGAGTGGGCCGAGCGGCTGGACGTCGTCCTGCACGTGCTCTACCTGATCTTCAACGAGGGCTACACCGCCAGCTCCGGACCCGACCTGCACCGCGGCGATCTGACCGCAGAGGCGATCCGGCTCACCCGTATGGTGCACCGGTCCTTGCCGGATGACGGTGAAGTCGCCGCGCTTCTGGCGCTGATGCTGCTGACCGAGGCCCGCCGCGCGGCCCGCACCGGCCCGGACGGCGCCCTCGTGCCACTGGCCGAGCAGGACCGTAACCGGTGGGACACCGCTCTGATCGAAGAGGGCAGCGCGCTGGTCACCGACGCCATGTCCGCCTCACCCCTCGGTCCTTACCAGCTCCAGGCGGCGATCGCTGCGCTGCACGTCCAGGCGCCGCGGGCCGGGGACACCGACTGGGAACAGATCCGCATTCTGTACGGAATCCTCACTCGGATCGCGCCGAACCCGATGGTCACGCTCAATCACGCCGTCGCGGTCGCGATGACCCGCGGGCCCCAGGCCGGACTCAAACTGCTGGAGAGCCTGGACGGCGACCCCCGGATCGCCCGTCACCACCGCCTGTACGCCGTGCGCGCCCACCTGCAGGAGCTGGCCGGCGAGTACGCTGCCGCGCGAGAGAACTACCGGCTGGCGGCCCGGCGTACCACGAGCCTTCCCGAACAGCGCTACCTGCGGGACAGGGCAGGCAAGCTAGACCGATAA
- a CDS encoding YciI family protein has translation MKFLLNVYLSAAALPGEGFAHEEFLAAAGQAGELVSGHVFADPSISAAIRVRGGVVTVAEGPYLPASDHVAGQYVVDCESRERAVELAALISSGQVGGVEVRPVMDSAGMEM, from the coding sequence GTGAAGTTCCTGCTGAATGTCTACCTGAGCGCCGCGGCCCTGCCGGGGGAAGGGTTCGCCCATGAGGAGTTCCTGGCCGCGGCCGGGCAAGCAGGGGAACTGGTCAGCGGTCACGTTTTCGCCGATCCTTCCATTAGCGCCGCCATAAGGGTCAGGGGCGGCGTGGTGACGGTGGCCGAGGGCCCCTACCTGCCGGCCTCGGATCACGTCGCCGGCCAGTACGTGGTCGACTGCGAGAGCCGGGAGCGCGCCGTGGAACTGGCCGCCCTGATATCGAGTGGTCAGGTCGGCGGCGTGGAGGTGCGGCCTGTGATGGACTCGGCCGGGATGGAGATGTGA
- a CDS encoding YciI family protein, with amino-acid sequence MKFLLIMHSNPQIWDALTEEERTEVMSGHGVFMETVKKSGEMISTAALADPSQSAVVRVRGGVPAVTDGPYLEAKEYLGGYYLVECDSRERALELAALIPDAGVEGLGIEVRPVVFAGTADG; translated from the coding sequence ATGAAATTCTTGTTGATCATGCACAGCAACCCGCAGATCTGGGATGCGCTGACCGAGGAGGAGCGCACCGAGGTGATGAGCGGCCACGGCGTGTTCATGGAAACCGTCAAGAAGTCCGGGGAGATGATCAGCACCGCTGCGCTGGCCGACCCCTCGCAGAGCGCTGTGGTCCGCGTCCGGGGCGGCGTCCCGGCGGTGACGGACGGGCCCTACCTTGAGGCCAAGGAGTATCTCGGCGGCTACTACCTGGTGGAGTGCGACAGCAGGGAACGTGCCCTGGAGTTGGCCGCGCTCATTCCGGACGCCGGTGTCGAGGGCCTCGGCATCGAGGTGCGGCCGGTCGTCTTCGCGGGCACGGCCGACGGCTGA